GGCAGGCCTCAGCACATAAGCCACATGACTTTTTGTCCAAGGCCATGTCTACCCTGGAGTTGCTTTATGACAGCATCCACAGCCACCTTGACAGGTCGATGTCACTTCTGTGCCTGCCCAGTTGTCTGTTGATTAAAAAGACCAGCACATTTTTGGTGGGCTTCTTGCGTTTGAAGGATTTGTCTGATTTCTTGATGTTCAGTGCGGTCTCTCTGGGGCTGCCTTTCGGGAGTTCTTTATCCATGACTTGTTGACTCCACACAACCTCAGTAAAACAGCG
This portion of the Macaca thibetana thibetana isolate TM-01 chromosome X, ASM2454274v1, whole genome shotgun sequence genome encodes:
- the ETDB gene encoding embryonic testis differentiation protein homolog B, with protein sequence MDKELPKGSPRETALNIKKSDKSFKRKKPTKNVLVFLINRQLGRHRSDIDLSRWLWMLS